The nucleotide sequence TTCATGCAGACGTCGCTGATGACCCGGTTGCGTTGGAGCCGCATGTTTGGCGACTCGATCTTCGCGATTGGGGCGCTGGTCCTGGGCTGGTTCGTGCTGGGGCTATGGACTGGACACTCCTACGACGAGCATGGTGGTGAGGTCGCGGAAGGGGACTGGGAAGTGCGGCCTCTGGCAAGTCCGCGGAGTTCCACCGCAGACTAGATCGTCTGATCCTGAAGCAAGGCCCTGCCTTTCGCGGTGTTGGAGCGAGAGGCGGGGCTTTTTTGTGTGAGAGCAACCTCGGTGTCTTCGGTTTTATGATCCCGGCTTGGCGAATGGGCCATGCCTATTGGCCACAACGATGTGGCTTTTTCCTGTTGTACCCCTCTCCTTCTGAGCTTAAAGCTACGCACTTCATCGCCGATGAGGGTAGTCATGGGAGATGTGTCTCAGCAATCCATCCAATGATTGTGCGCAAGGGTGAAGCGGCGAGCCCTTAAGAAGTCTTATGACTATGTGTTAGGAACTCAAGAGGTAAGACATGAAGCAGGCGTCGGAAATACTGCTGGTCGATGACAACATGGCGGATATCTACCTGGCGAGCGAAGCGCTGCGGATGAATTCTGCGAGTTGCCACGTATCCAACGTAGGAGATGGTGAGGAAGCGCTTGCCTATCTGCGTCACGAAGGATGCCATGCTGACTCGGTGGCTCCGGACGTGGTGATCCTGGACTTGAGGTTGCCGAAGAAAAGCGGCGAGGCTGTTCTAGCGGAACTCCGGTCGGATCCGAAACTGCGGAAGATTCCGGTCGTAATTTTCAGTTCGTCGCGATCGAACCACGACATCGTACGGAGTTACGAACTCGGAGCCAACTGTTATCTGAGCAAGCCGGGCAATCTCAATGAATTCATTTCGACAGTGCAATTGATTGCGAAATTTTTCGGCGGTAACGACGCGGATTCGGAAGGAGAACGATGGAGCTACCAGAAGCGCACATACTGCTGATTGAAGACAATCCAGGAGATGCGGATCTGGTGCGCCTTCGGCTCACGGAGGGCCAGCCCAACCTCAGGGTGGAGTGCGTGCCAAGATTGTCGGATGCGCTGGAAAGCCTGAGTCACGGCACGCCGTCGCTCGTGCTGCTGGATCTCAATCTTCCGGACAGCCGGGGTGCGGAGACACTGCGGAAGATCCGGGAAAAATCGCCCGATGTTCCGGTCGTTGTCCTGTCTAGACAAGATGACGAGGGGATGGCTTCGAGGGCGCTGCATCAGGGCGTGCAGGACTACCTGGTGAAGGGCGACATCTCCGGCAAGCAATTGGAACGGGCCATGCGTCATGCCATGGAACGGCAGGCCCTGTTGCTCTCACTGGAAATTGCGAGCAAACAACAGCTCGCGTTCAAGAACCAGTTCCTGTCGCACGTATCGCATGAACTGCGCACACCCCTGACCTGTATCCACCAGTACGTCACGCTCCTGTTGGACGGCTTGGCGGGGCCGATGATTCCAGAGCAATCCGACCACTTAAAGACGGTTTTGAAAAGCGTGAACCAGTTGCACGCGATGATTCGCGATCTGCTGGAGGCGACGCGCGCCGAGAGCGGCTCTTTGCGAGTGGAGCCGCGATGCATATCGATCGACGCACTCATCCAGCAGGCAGTGGCCATGATGCGGCCGGCGGCACACGAGAGGCAGGTGGCACTCGAAATCGGCCCGGATGCTCATATCCCGCTGGTGTACGCCGACCCGGATCGTGTTCTCGAGATTCTGATCAATCTACTCGACAACGCCATCAAGTTCACCAGTGCGGAAGGAAAAGTGATCGTGCAGGCATGCGTGACCGAGAACGATGGTCAGTCGGTTTATGTCTCGGTCACCGATACAGGGCGGGGAATCAGTCCGGCGGCGCAAGCGTTGATTTTCGAACGGCTATATCAGGATCCGGATTCGATTGATTGCAATCGCAAGGGCCTGGGCCTTGGACTCTTTATCTGCAAGGAACTGGTGCGGCTTCACGACGGGCGGATCTGGGTTACGAGCGAGCCGGGGCAAGGCAGCAATTTCACTTTTACCCTGCCGCTGTACTCACTGGCCCGGTTGCTGGAGCCGGTGCTGGTGTACGAGGGCAATCTGCGAACAGGGTTGATGCTGGTGCGCATTGACCTGGCGCCGCTCACCGAACCGCCGCGCGGCGACTGGCGGGAAGCCTGGCAACAATGCCTGGAGACTCTGCGGCAATGCGTGTATATCGACAAGGATCTCGTTCTTCCGCCGATGGGAGAATCGGGAGCGGCCGAGACATTTTTTGTGGTTGCATCCACGGACATGGAACATGCAGGAATCATGACCATGCGCATTCGCAAGCAATTGGATCGGGTTGCCGATCTGAAATCCAGAGGCAAATTGACGATCACCACGGTTCCGGTGGAACGGGTGCTCGCCGATAGCGGCCAATCTGTGGAGAAGCAGGTTAGCGCGGTCGCGGAACGCGTCACGGAAATGATCATGCTGAGCATGGCTGGGAAGCATCGGCCGGGAAACGGCGTCAAACATTTCAACTAGAAAAACAAAGGAGAGAATGTGATGCGGAAACCGAAGGTTTTGATTGTGGACGATGATCCAGATCTACTCAAGGCGATGCGACTGCGCTTGCGTGCCAACAACTGCGAGGTCGTGACTTGCTCGGACGGGTATTCGGTGGTCGGTGCGGCCCAGAAAGAACATCCGGACGTGATCATTCTCGATCTGGGCTTGCCGGCCGGAGACGGATTCGTGGTCCTCGAGAGACTGCAATTAAGCGATTCGCTGTCTGGAATTCCCGTGATCGTGCTGACGGCGCGCGATCCTCAGGGCAACGAAGCGCGCGCACTCAAGGCTGGAGCGACGGCGTTTTTCCAGAAGCCGGTGGACAACGAGGAGCTGATGAACGTAATCCGCATCAGTCTGCCCCAGGAGGGCAACGCGCCAGCGCCGATGATGTCGTGAGAGAGGGATTTCGCCGAGTCGCTAGATGGCGCTCGTTGGGTTGGCTTCGCGCAGATCGAGTTCATACTCAAGCTGGCGCAAGGTCTCATCGTCGATGCGGCTTTGGTCGCGCAACCGGATGAGGGTCTGCCGTTCGACACGCAGCAGATCGCGAAGGATGCCGGTGTGGCGCTTGCGGTGGGCAGGCGAGAGAGCGTGTTCAGGATTCTCCTCTCCACTCACCACGGCCAGCTTATGCTGATAGTGTCCGGTGAGATCGTCATAGATCTCCCGGAACTCGCTATCATCATCTGCTCGTGTTTGTTCCAGGTGAGTGAGAGCGGACAGCAGCATCTCGCGTCGCGCTGACTCCTCCTCCTTGTCTCGTTCGTTCTTTCCACCGCCCCCGTCCCCGATCTTCAAGAGCCGCACCACAAATG is from Acidobacteriota bacterium and encodes:
- a CDS encoding response regulator, producing MKQASEILLVDDNMADIYLASEALRMNSASCHVSNVGDGEEALAYLRHEGCHADSVAPDVVILDLRLPKKSGEAVLAELRSDPKLRKIPVVIFSSSRSNHDIVRSYELGANCYLSKPGNLNEFISTVQLIAKFFGGNDADSEGERWSYQKRTYC
- a CDS encoding response regulator, giving the protein MELPEAHILLIEDNPGDADLVRLRLTEGQPNLRVECVPRLSDALESLSHGTPSLVLLDLNLPDSRGAETLRKIREKSPDVPVVVLSRQDDEGMASRALHQGVQDYLVKGDISGKQLERAMRHAMERQALLLSLEIASKQQLAFKNQFLSHVSHELRTPLTCIHQYVTLLLDGLAGPMIPEQSDHLKTVLKSVNQLHAMIRDLLEATRAESGSLRVEPRCISIDALIQQAVAMMRPAAHERQVALEIGPDAHIPLVYADPDRVLEILINLLDNAIKFTSAEGKVIVQACVTENDGQSVYVSVTDTGRGISPAAQALIFERLYQDPDSIDCNRKGLGLGLFICKELVRLHDGRIWVTSEPGQGSNFTFTLPLYSLARLLEPVLVYEGNLRTGLMLVRIDLAPLTEPPRGDWREAWQQCLETLRQCVYIDKDLVLPPMGESGAAETFFVVASTDMEHAGIMTMRIRKQLDRVADLKSRGKLTITTVPVERVLADSGQSVEKQVSAVAERVTEMIMLSMAGKHRPGNGVKHFN
- a CDS encoding response regulator transcription factor, whose protein sequence is MRKPKVLIVDDDPDLLKAMRLRLRANNCEVVTCSDGYSVVGAAQKEHPDVIILDLGLPAGDGFVVLERLQLSDSLSGIPVIVLTARDPQGNEARALKAGATAFFQKPVDNEELMNVIRISLPQEGNAPAPMMS